One genomic window of Evansella cellulosilytica DSM 2522 includes the following:
- a CDS encoding response regulator — translation MSEKIRLLVVDDHEMVRMGLITFLQLEDDIEVVGEASNGKEAITLARELSPDVILMDLLMDEMNGIDATRELTNDDVKIIVLTSYLDDEMLFPVMEAGAFSYILKTSSANEIVEAIRKAHKGVPTFQGQVTQKMFHQMRSKPKHEELTNREREVLALIGQGKTNKDIAETLHIGIKTVKTHVSHILSKLEVEDRTQAAIYANKNKLT, via the coding sequence ATGAGTGAAAAAATTCGTTTATTAGTTGTAGATGATCATGAAATGGTGCGAATGGGTTTAATCACCTTTTTACAATTAGAAGATGACATTGAAGTTGTAGGAGAAGCATCTAATGGAAAAGAGGCCATTACATTAGCGAGAGAACTATCCCCAGATGTTATATTAATGGACCTTTTGATGGATGAAATGAATGGTATCGATGCAACTAGGGAACTTACAAATGATGATGTGAAAATAATTGTACTAACTAGTTACTTAGACGATGAAATGCTTTTTCCAGTCATGGAAGCAGGTGCATTCAGTTACATATTAAAAACGTCTAGTGCGAACGAAATTGTTGAAGCAATTCGCAAAGCACATAAAGGTGTACCTACATTTCAAGGCCAAGTGACGCAAAAGATGTTTCATCAAATGCGTTCTAAGCCCAAACATGAGGAATTAACTAATCGAGAAAGAGAAGTATTGGCTTTAATAGGACAGGGGAAAACAAATAAGGACATAGCAGAGACACTGCATATAGGTATAAAAACAGTGAAAACTCACGTTAGCCATATCTTAAGTAAGCTAGAGGTGGAGGATCGTACTCAAGCAGCTATTTATGCAAATAAAAATAAACTTACTTAA
- a CDS encoding DUF2268 domain-containing protein, with the protein MPIIPSRIWIRHLFNEMTETGLKRIPRFQALMKHKQDWKKDEWLLFLYQQGMMPIHRQTKTLCENWMRGEPNKGLRKQYDMLIEKFAGPDVDIFAFPINTENEALMNVMEGKNGITFPNFIILFFQEGTSIKEKQALLTHEYHHACRLYHQNNDEKSVTLLESFIMEGLAEWEVKKIVGEKYVSPWMTRYTRDELLAWWKRGIKEKRNIRGRENHHQYLYGGFRGYPKWLGYCLGYRMVESFIENHGEVPAKKLIKINPETICNESIFSNK; encoded by the coding sequence GTGCCTATCATTCCATCTAGAATATGGATAAGACACCTTTTTAATGAAATGACAGAAACAGGATTAAAACGTATCCCACGATTTCAAGCATTAATGAAACATAAACAAGACTGGAAGAAAGATGAATGGCTATTATTCCTTTATCAACAGGGGATGATGCCGATTCATCGCCAAACAAAGACACTATGTGAAAACTGGATGAGAGGAGAGCCAAATAAAGGACTGAGAAAACAATATGACATGTTAATAGAAAAGTTTGCAGGGCCAGATGTAGATATATTTGCATTCCCTATTAACACAGAAAATGAAGCATTGATGAACGTGATGGAAGGGAAAAATGGTATAACCTTTCCAAACTTTATCATTTTATTTTTTCAAGAAGGAACTTCTATTAAAGAAAAACAAGCACTGCTTACGCATGAATACCATCATGCATGTAGGCTATATCATCAAAATAATGATGAAAAGTCAGTAACGTTGTTAGAGTCTTTTATTATGGAGGGATTGGCCGAGTGGGAGGTAAAGAAAATAGTCGGTGAGAAGTATGTTTCCCCGTGGATGACTCGATATACAAGAGATGAATTGTTGGCGTGGTGGAAAAGAGGTATTAAAGAAAAGAGGAATATTCGCGGAAGAGAGAACCACCATCAATATTTATATGGGGGATTTAGAGGATATCCTAAATGGCTCGGTTATTGCCTTGGGTACAGAATGGTAGAGTCATTTATAGAAAATCATGGAGAAGTGCCGGCAAAAAAACTTATAAAAATAAATCCAGAAACAATTTGTAATGAATCTATTTTCTCAAATAAATAG
- the fabF gene encoding beta-ketoacyl-ACP synthase II, with product MEKKRVVITGIGAVTPLGLDANTTWDRLVKGESGIGKLTKFEDAQFPTEVVAEVKDFDPAVFMDAKDARKMDRFTQFAVASAQMAVKDAKLTINDENAHRIGVWIGSGIGGMETYEKQFRLYEKRGHRRVSPFFVPMLIPDMASGQVSISLGAKGINSCTVTACASGANSIGDAFKVVQRGDADIMITGGAEAPITEMSLAGFSSAKAMSTNPDPKSASRPFDKNRDGFVMGEGAGILILESLDSALERGAHIYAEVVGYGSTGDAYHVTAPAPEGEGAARAMKQALDDAGLQPDAITYINAHGTSTEYNDKYETAAAKTVFGDHAYKLAISSTKSMTGHLLGAAGAVESIFSAKAIEDGIIPPTINYETPDPECDLDYVPNEARHQKVDAVMSTSLGFGGHNVALVFKSYRA from the coding sequence ATGGAAAAAAAACGTGTTGTTATAACAGGAATCGGAGCTGTAACTCCGTTAGGACTAGATGCTAATACGACTTGGGATAGACTTGTAAAAGGAGAATCAGGGATTGGTAAGCTAACGAAATTTGAGGATGCCCAATTCCCAACAGAAGTAGTTGCCGAAGTAAAGGATTTTGACCCTGCAGTCTTTATGGATGCAAAAGACGCACGAAAAATGGACAGGTTTACGCAATTTGCTGTCGCAAGTGCACAGATGGCAGTGAAGGATGCGAAATTAACAATTAATGATGAAAATGCTCATCGAATCGGAGTTTGGATTGGATCTGGAATTGGTGGAATGGAAACATATGAAAAACAATTCCGTTTATATGAAAAACGTGGACATCGTCGCGTCAGTCCATTTTTTGTGCCAATGTTAATCCCAGATATGGCTTCTGGACAAGTATCGATTTCATTAGGCGCAAAGGGAATCAATTCATGTACTGTTACAGCTTGTGCATCCGGTGCTAATTCTATCGGAGATGCTTTTAAAGTTGTTCAACGAGGAGACGCTGATATTATGATAACAGGTGGAGCTGAAGCACCTATTACAGAAATGTCTCTTGCAGGATTTAGCTCTGCTAAAGCGATGTCGACAAATCCAGACCCTAAATCTGCTAGTAGACCTTTTGATAAAAACCGTGACGGATTTGTTATGGGAGAAGGTGCAGGGATATTAATTTTAGAGTCCTTAGATTCTGCACTTGAACGAGGAGCACACATTTATGCAGAAGTTGTAGGGTATGGTTCAACTGGTGATGCATATCATGTTACAGCACCAGCTCCTGAAGGGGAAGGTGCAGCAAGAGCGATGAAACAAGCTTTAGACGATGCAGGCTTGCAGCCAGATGCTATTACGTATATAAATGCCCACGGAACGAGCACGGAATATAATGATAAATATGAGACTGCAGCAGCTAAAACAGTATTCGGTGATCATGCGTATAAGTTGGCAATTAGCTCTACTAAATCAATGACAGGACACTTACTAGGAGCAGCAGGTGCAGTGGAGTCGATTTTCTCAGCAAAAGCTATCGAAGATGGAATCATACCACCGACGATAAATTATGAAACGCCAGATCCTGAATGTGACTTAGATTATGTCCCGAATGAAGCTCGTCATCAAAAAGTTGACGCGGTTATGAGTACGTCTCTCGGCTTTGGGGGACATAATGTTGCACTAGTATTTAAAAGCTACAGAGCATAA
- a CDS encoding penicillin-binding protein yields the protein MSPMYQQQHGWYRNQGGHQHHHGGQERFGPILPFVAGLAGGGLLGMAFSGPRPQAYAPVPAHGHPMPYGAPHYGPHHGPHYGPSYGPNYGPDYGPNYGPNYGPDYGPNYGPNYGPDYAPNMGHN from the coding sequence ATGTCTCCAATGTATCAACAACAACACGGATGGTATAGAAATCAAGGTGGACATCAGCATCATCATGGAGGGCAAGAAAGATTTGGGCCTATTTTACCTTTTGTAGCAGGATTAGCAGGTGGTGGTTTACTAGGAATGGCATTCTCAGGTCCACGCCCACAAGCTTATGCGCCAGTGCCAGCCCATGGTCACCCAATGCCTTATGGTGCACCGCACTATGGTCCTCATCATGGACCACACTATGGCCCAAGCTACGGTCCAAACTACGGCCCAGATTATGGACCAAACTATGGTCCGAATTATGGTCCAGATTACGGTCCAAACTACGGTCCAAACTATGGACCAGATTACGCACCGAATATGGGACACAATTAG
- a CDS encoding LCP family protein yields the protein MQNKFSNLFTFRRKIIILILLLIVLASLSIAVWAKNDYERARQESLRHIEESGGQLPSNEEIEFNAPEEADLDYMNVLLIGIDDDEDIARTDTIMIAQYHPEKGTAKLVSLMRDMYVTIPGHGQNKINAAFSFGGLELLRQTIKENFDVDVHYYAQVDFNGFERIVDTLAPEGIEIDVERRMYYETRSLVIDFQPGLQTMSGDEALKYVRFRSDFENDFGRVRRQQQVLDSLSGELLSISGVRRIPQLLGSIEPYIQTNIDTSKMISYGRSFVLNPVDDIETITIPLSDAYYDETFSHAGAVLMLDWDRNKEALHEFLGTELMDDNNSTFED from the coding sequence ATGCAAAACAAATTCAGCAATTTATTTACTTTTCGTCGTAAAATAATCATCCTCATTTTGTTACTAATTGTATTAGCGAGTCTTTCTATTGCAGTGTGGGCAAAAAATGACTATGAACGTGCTAGGCAAGAATCACTGCGCCATATTGAAGAAAGTGGGGGCCAATTACCTTCTAACGAAGAAATTGAGTTTAATGCTCCTGAAGAAGCAGACTTAGATTATATGAATGTTTTACTCATTGGTATTGATGATGATGAAGATATTGCAAGAACAGACACGATTATGATCGCACAATATCATCCTGAAAAAGGAACTGCGAAGCTCGTTTCACTTATGCGTGATATGTATGTGACCATTCCCGGACACGGCCAAAATAAAATTAATGCTGCATTCTCTTTTGGTGGTCTTGAACTTTTACGCCAAACAATCAAGGAGAACTTCGATGTGGATGTGCACTACTATGCACAAGTTGATTTTAATGGCTTCGAACGTATTGTCGATACGTTAGCACCTGAAGGCATTGAAATTGATGTAGAAAGACGAATGTATTATGAAACACGTTCCCTTGTCATCGATTTCCAACCAGGCTTACAAACGATGTCAGGCGATGAAGCACTAAAATATGTGCGATTCCGTAGTGATTTTGAAAATGACTTCGGTCGAGTTCGAAGACAACAGCAAGTGCTTGATTCTCTATCAGGTGAACTGCTATCTATTTCAGGTGTTCGCCGTATTCCACAACTATTAGGTTCGATTGAACCTTATATACAAACGAATATTGATACAAGCAAAATGATTTCTTACGGAAGAAGCTTTGTCTTAAATCCTGTTGACGATATTGAAACAATAACTATCCCTCTTTCTGATGCCTATTACGATGAAACATTTTCTCATGCAGGGGCAGTCTTAATGTTAGATTGGGATAGAAACAAAGAGGCTTTACACGAGTTTTTAGGAACTGAATTAATGGATGATAATAATTCTACCTTCGAAGATTAA
- a CDS encoding YjbA family protein: MLHMRDVWVNWFEGEENGYNVCEFFEWRKEDRIELLDQVVVIKMQSNLFDYIENTLQELPEELLADVYKQSYVRRKSQRVELEYCFIATDGVRSIVVDTIGYHTPVRKSRLVPRQEEQLLTLVESELQREFYMDYLDCEKQYHILSPEPSLMKGLIRKERQLKQILFMALDQLYNDAEEAELKYWYTEWAPHKYREIQEMSYEEAWSCLYEDIKYGWSEKHEDYCFTMIKGQPFFEKLWELQQGEIEKKNVR; the protein is encoded by the coding sequence ATGCTCCATATGCGGGACGTATGGGTTAATTGGTTTGAAGGAGAAGAGAATGGATATAACGTTTGCGAATTTTTTGAATGGCGTAAAGAAGATAGGATAGAATTGTTAGATCAAGTTGTCGTAATAAAAATGCAAAGTAATTTATTTGACTATATTGAAAACACGCTTCAGGAATTACCAGAAGAACTTTTGGCTGATGTGTATAAACAGAGTTATGTAAGAAGAAAAAGTCAACGCGTCGAGTTAGAATATTGCTTTATCGCTACTGATGGTGTTAGATCAATAGTTGTTGATACTATAGGATATCATACCCCTGTTAGGAAAAGTAGACTCGTTCCTCGTCAAGAAGAACAATTGCTGACATTAGTTGAGTCAGAGCTTCAACGAGAGTTTTATATGGATTACTTGGATTGTGAAAAACAGTATCACATCCTTTCACCAGAGCCTTCTTTAATGAAGGGATTGATTCGAAAGGAGCGTCAATTAAAGCAGATTTTATTTATGGCCCTCGATCAGCTATATAATGATGCGGAGGAAGCTGAACTCAAGTACTGGTATACAGAATGGGCTCCTCATAAATATAGAGAAATTCAAGAAATGAGCTATGAAGAAGCTTGGAGCTGTCTATATGAAGATATTAAGTACGGGTGGTCCGAAAAGCATGAAGATTATTGCTTTACTATGATCAAAGGTCAGCCATTTTTTGAAAAACTATGGGAACTACAGCAAGGTGAAATCGAAAAGAAAAATGTACGATGA
- the trpS gene encoding tryptophan--tRNA ligase → MKTIFSGIQPSGTLTLGNYLGAMKHFVDLQHENNCYFCIVDQHAITVPQEKLTLKKNIRSLAALYLAVGIDHNKSTLFIQSEVPAHAQLGWIMQCVSYIGELERMTQFKDKSAGKEGVSSALLTYPPLMAADILLYGTDIVPVGEDQKQHLELTRDLAERFNKKYNDIFTIPEVKIPKVGARIMSLTEPTKKMSKSNPNPKSFISMLDEEKTIIKKIKSAVTDSENEVRFDKENKPGVANLLSIYSLCTGESIDSLENKYVGKGYGDFKSDVAEAVVSVIKPIQERYYELIESEELDVILDHGAEKANKEAFKMLKKAERAMGLGRKRR, encoded by the coding sequence ATGAAAACTATTTTTTCTGGTATTCAGCCGAGCGGAACATTAACTTTAGGAAACTATTTAGGTGCAATGAAGCATTTTGTGGACTTACAACATGAAAATAATTGCTATTTTTGTATCGTTGATCAACATGCCATTACCGTTCCACAAGAAAAATTAACGCTGAAAAAAAACATTCGTAGTTTAGCGGCACTATATTTAGCAGTGGGGATTGACCATAACAAATCAACGTTATTTATTCAATCGGAAGTCCCAGCCCACGCCCAACTAGGATGGATTATGCAATGCGTCAGCTACATCGGTGAGCTTGAAAGAATGACACAGTTTAAAGATAAATCAGCAGGAAAAGAAGGTGTTTCTTCAGCACTGCTAACTTATCCTCCTCTCATGGCTGCTGATATTTTGTTATATGGAACAGATATCGTTCCAGTCGGTGAGGATCAAAAGCAGCATTTAGAGCTAACGAGAGACTTAGCAGAAAGATTTAATAAAAAATACAATGACATCTTTACAATTCCAGAAGTAAAGATTCCTAAAGTAGGGGCTAGAATCATGTCACTAACGGAACCTACTAAAAAAATGAGTAAATCTAACCCCAACCCGAAAAGTTTTATCTCAATGTTAGATGAAGAAAAAACAATTATTAAGAAAATTAAAAGTGCTGTTACTGACTCAGAAAACGAAGTCCGATTCGACAAAGAAAATAAGCCTGGTGTAGCAAATTTACTATCGATTTATTCACTTTGTACAGGAGAAAGTATAGATTCTTTAGAGAATAAATATGTTGGAAAGGGATACGGAGATTTCAAATCCGATGTGGCTGAAGCAGTTGTATCAGTCATTAAACCTATACAAGAACGTTACTACGAGCTTATTGAATCAGAAGAACTCGATGTTATATTAGATCACGGCGCAGAAAAAGCAAATAAAGAAGCATTTAAAATGTTGAAAAAGGCCGAAAGGGCGATGGGATTAGGACGAAAAAGAAGGTAA
- the liaF gene encoding cell wall-active antibiotics response protein LiaF has protein sequence MKNIFGLLILTIGLLFLLSNTGLIDTDVTSIFSTFWPILIVLIGLKMFFEGSIYFFQSLKRDNVSFSKAVWGALILAIGIILLGNNAEWFAYTLSDLWSWIWPLLIVYIGFKLIFNKRNDIIIDLNWDKGSTDHHHSDDVSIKKKNKEKKKQSEKHHAFIGDIQLGKHPFEIDGTNISMGIGSIEVDLTRAVLKEGENMIDIRSWIGSVEILVPRDMAVKAVADVRIGEVTLFDDTYSGTSRKATYTSPNFHDADKRVILYVNLNIGDVEVLTVD, from the coding sequence ATGAAGAATATTTTTGGATTACTTATATTAACTATTGGGCTTTTGTTTTTATTGTCTAACACTGGACTAATAGATACAGATGTAACAAGTATTTTTTCAACATTTTGGCCCATTTTAATCGTCCTTATTGGTCTGAAAATGTTTTTTGAAGGTAGCATTTACTTTTTCCAAAGCTTAAAACGAGACAATGTTAGTTTTAGTAAAGCTGTGTGGGGAGCTTTAATTTTAGCTATAGGAATCATTTTACTAGGCAATAACGCTGAATGGTTTGCTTATACGCTATCTGACTTATGGAGTTGGATTTGGCCATTATTAATTGTTTATATTGGATTTAAGTTAATTTTTAATAAAAGAAACGATATTATTATCGACTTAAACTGGGATAAAGGGAGCACTGATCATCATCATTCTGATGATGTTTCCATAAAAAAGAAGAACAAAGAGAAAAAAAAGCAGAGTGAAAAACACCACGCTTTTATAGGAGATATTCAGCTAGGAAAGCACCCTTTTGAAATAGACGGAACGAACATCTCTATGGGAATTGGGAGTATTGAAGTCGATCTAACAAGGGCAGTTCTCAAAGAAGGCGAAAATATGATTGATATTCGTTCTTGGATAGGATCAGTTGAAATACTTGTTCCACGTGACATGGCTGTGAAAGCTGTCGCAGATGTACGAATTGGTGAGGTGACATTATTCGATGACACATATTCGGGGACAAGCAGAAAAGCAACGTATACGAGTCCAAACTTTCATGATGCTGATAAAAGGGTCATCCTCTATGTCAATTTGAATATTGGTGATGTGGAGGTTTTGACAGTTGATTAA
- a CDS encoding Crp/Fnr family transcriptional regulator, whose protein sequence is MKNNETLKEYTPFFDQLRDEDQHTLLLHGQEVFIRKGQILFYEGEEANHLYLIKSGQVRLSKMTIDQKMFFLHLKQKGDVFGEYCLFNDMSASMTSEVVQDATLIRFDKKDLEALFSQHGEIAVAFIKLFARNTQSTQAKFSDLLLYGKTGAFYSILIRFANSYGVSHPKGIRINKKLTNQDIAHFIGTSRETINRLLNDLKQDNIVYMERGYIVLTNINTLKNYVQCGKCPLEICTI, encoded by the coding sequence ATGAAAAACAATGAAACACTAAAGGAATATACCCCTTTCTTTGATCAGTTACGTGATGAAGATCAACATACATTGTTATTACACGGACAAGAAGTTTTTATAAGAAAGGGCCAAATACTATTTTACGAGGGAGAAGAAGCTAATCACCTATATCTTATTAAAAGTGGTCAAGTTAGATTAAGTAAAATGACAATTGACCAAAAAATGTTTTTCCTTCACTTAAAGCAGAAAGGTGATGTTTTTGGAGAGTATTGCTTATTTAATGACATGAGCGCAAGTATGACTAGCGAAGTAGTCCAAGATGCAACTTTAATTAGATTTGATAAAAAAGACTTAGAAGCTCTATTTTCTCAACACGGGGAAATTGCAGTTGCATTTATTAAGTTGTTTGCCCGTAATACACAATCAACGCAGGCGAAATTTTCTGATTTGCTTTTATACGGAAAAACAGGCGCTTTTTATTCTATATTAATTCGGTTTGCAAACTCTTATGGTGTATCACATCCAAAAGGGATTCGTATTAATAAAAAGCTTACAAACCAAGACATTGCTCACTTCATAGGAACAAGTCGTGAGACGATTAACCGTCTGTTAAATGATTTAAAGCAAGATAATATCGTTTATATGGAACGTGGATATATTGTTCTTACTAATATTAATACGTTAAAGAATTACGTTCAATGTGGTAAATGCCCTTTAGAGATCTGTACAATATAG
- a CDS encoding beta-ketoacyl-ACP synthase III, with translation MQAGILGAGKYVPETVVTNQELEKKIDTNDEWIRTRTGIKERRIASDEMDTSHMSYLAAKEALLNANVSAEDLDLILVATVTPDHAFPSVSSMLQHQLGAQKAAAMDISAACAGFIYGMVTAKQFIETGAYKNVLIVGAEKLSKIVDWQDRNTAVLFGDGAGAIVMGEVSSDKGILSFELGSDGSGGEHIKLHEFLHMNGREVFKFAVRQMGESSLNVVGKAGLNKEDVDFLIPHQANIRIMESARQRLDLPIEKMSMTVDRYGNTSSASIPLSLVHELDSGKIHDGDVLVLVGFGAGLVWGSVALRWGR, from the coding sequence ATGCAAGCAGGAATTTTAGGTGCTGGTAAATATGTACCGGAAACAGTAGTTACAAATCAAGAGCTTGAAAAGAAAATTGATACAAATGATGAATGGATAAGAACAAGAACTGGAATCAAAGAAAGAAGGATAGCTTCAGATGAGATGGATACTTCTCATATGTCGTATCTTGCGGCTAAAGAGGCGCTTTTGAATGCAAATGTATCAGCTGAAGATCTAGACCTTATTCTAGTTGCCACAGTTACTCCTGATCACGCTTTTCCTTCGGTATCATCCATGTTACAGCATCAATTAGGTGCACAGAAGGCCGCTGCAATGGATATAAGTGCTGCATGTGCGGGTTTTATTTATGGCATGGTGACAGCAAAACAGTTTATTGAAACTGGTGCATATAAAAACGTCCTTATCGTTGGTGCAGAAAAACTCTCAAAAATTGTAGATTGGCAAGACAGAAATACAGCTGTTCTTTTTGGTGATGGTGCAGGTGCTATCGTTATGGGAGAGGTTTCGAGTGATAAAGGGATATTGTCCTTTGAATTAGGTTCAGATGGAAGCGGAGGAGAACATATTAAGCTTCACGAATTTCTTCATATGAATGGAAGAGAAGTATTTAAATTTGCAGTAAGACAAATGGGAGAATCCTCGCTAAATGTAGTGGGGAAAGCTGGGCTGAACAAGGAGGATGTTGATTTTCTCATCCCGCATCAGGCAAATATTCGAATAATGGAATCAGCAAGACAAAGATTAGATTTACCGATAGAAAAAATGTCAATGACGGTTGATAGATATGGAAATACGTCATCCGCATCAATCCCATTATCGTTGGTGCATGAACTAGATAGCGGGAAAATACATGATGGTGATGTGCTTGTACTTGTAGGATTTGGAGCTGGATTAGTTTGGGGTTCAGTAGCATTACGTTGGGGACGATAA
- a CDS encoding sensor histidine kinase, with amino-acid sequence MIKKNRNKKAKPLKQDRGLKGILWDLLRLQGKITLTAFFVTILIILIMQTLIPGAFNSILNIHESFEERIQAPISYISFLLIYSIVFLGTAWVFTYSYGAQLKRSITSIIHQLKQFQRGALGHKIEVERRDELHKLADQINELTDDAKKQIVSMRRVLDENAQLIADAELAASLEERRKLARDLHDSVSQELFAVSMSLSAMPRLLEAKPDKAKEVFKQTEKMVHHAQQELRALIMHLRPITLEGKGLYQAVESLYIELKRKHPQLQVECELNNIPKVAPGVEEQLFRVIQEAISNSLRHGNPKSLKFRSDYKGKRLLLVLEDDGDGFDMEKVMNKQQVSYGLHSMRERIVELGGHFTILSYPNKGTKIELRVPIVESVEEERDNE; translated from the coding sequence TTGATTAAAAAGAACAGAAATAAGAAAGCGAAACCATTAAAGCAGGATCGAGGACTAAAAGGAATATTATGGGATCTTCTCCGTTTACAAGGAAAGATTACTCTCACTGCTTTTTTTGTTACGATATTAATCATTTTGATTATGCAAACGTTAATTCCAGGTGCATTTAACTCGATACTTAATATACATGAGAGCTTCGAGGAACGAATTCAAGCACCTATTAGTTATATAAGCTTTTTGCTCATTTATTCTATCGTTTTTTTAGGAACAGCTTGGGTTTTTACTTATTCTTATGGTGCACAATTAAAGAGATCTATTACATCCATTATTCATCAATTAAAGCAATTTCAAAGAGGTGCCCTTGGTCATAAGATTGAAGTAGAAAGAAGAGATGAACTTCATAAACTTGCAGACCAAATTAATGAATTAACAGATGATGCGAAAAAGCAAATAGTATCGATGAGACGTGTATTAGATGAAAATGCGCAATTGATTGCAGATGCTGAGCTTGCAGCTAGTTTAGAAGAAAGAAGGAAACTAGCAAGGGATTTACATGACTCAGTGAGTCAAGAGTTGTTTGCCGTTTCAATGTCTTTAAGTGCAATGCCGAGGCTTTTAGAGGCGAAGCCGGATAAGGCGAAGGAAGTATTTAAACAGACAGAAAAAATGGTTCACCATGCACAACAAGAGTTAAGAGCTCTCATTATGCACCTTCGACCAATAACATTAGAGGGAAAAGGCTTATACCAAGCAGTTGAAAGTTTATATATTGAATTAAAGAGGAAGCACCCGCAACTACAGGTGGAATGCGAATTAAATAATATTCCTAAAGTTGCTCCAGGTGTTGAGGAACAGCTATTTCGAGTAATTCAAGAAGCGATATCTAACTCATTAAGACATGGTAATCCTAAATCACTAAAATTTAGATCAGATTATAAAGGTAAACGGTTACTGCTAGTATTAGAGGATGACGGGGATGGTTTCGACATGGAGAAAGTGATGAATAAACAACAAGTGAGCTACGGTCTCCATTCCATGAGAGAAAGAATTGTAGAGTTAGGTGGACATTTTACGATACTCTCTTATCCAAATAAGGGGACAAAAATAGAATTAAGAGTTCCAATAGTTGAAAGCGTTGAGGAGGAACGAGATAATGAGTGA
- a CDS encoding redoxin domain-containing protein — translation MTLKKRLQFVGVCFILFSLGLLYLQSNHELALTQRAMTEVSEGIDKGDKAFPISLKKLSGENIELAEYEDQNIFLFFFTTWCEICSEQWNHLQAAKNEGFMDGTKIIAINLTDEERNVDDVIQYAANVPIDDVTILLDEDGVVQNTYQVAVVPTRLLINKGGIIEDRAYGLMTFNQIKESSFFQ, via the coding sequence ATGACTTTAAAGAAAAGGTTACAATTCGTAGGGGTATGTTTTATTTTATTTTCTCTAGGCCTATTATATTTACAATCAAATCATGAACTCGCTTTAACTCAAAGAGCAATGACAGAAGTGTCAGAAGGAATTGATAAAGGTGACAAAGCCTTTCCAATTTCCCTAAAGAAATTATCAGGAGAAAATATAGAGTTAGCTGAATATGAAGATCAAAATATCTTTTTATTTTTCTTCACTACATGGTGTGAAATTTGTTCAGAGCAATGGAATCATCTACAAGCTGCAAAAAATGAAGGTTTCATGGATGGGACGAAAATAATCGCCATTAATTTAACGGATGAGGAACGAAATGTGGATGATGTTATTCAGTATGCAGCTAATGTACCAATTGATGATGTGACTATATTACTTGATGAGGATGGCGTCGTACAAAATACGTATCAAGTTGCAGTTGTACCAACACGATTGCTGATTAATAAAGGTGGAATTATTGAAGATCGGGCTTACGGCCTTATGACTTTTAACCAAATAAAGGAAAGTTCATTTTTTCAATAA